From the genome of Rhizobacter sp. AJA081-3:
GCATGGTCGGCCAGACGCTGGCCTCGCAGAAGGGCGCCAAGGGCCGCATGCCGGCCGAGGTGATCCCGCCGTACTTCAGCGTCAAGGAGGCGGTGTTCCCGTTCAACAAGTTCCCCGGCGTGGATCCGATCCTCGGGCCGGAGATGCGCTCCACCGGCGAGGTGATGGGCGCGGGTTTGACCTTCGGCGAAGCGATGCTCAAGAGCCAGCTCGGTGCCGGTTCGCGCCTGCCGCGCAAGGGCGCGGTGTGCATCACCGTGAAGAACGGCGACAAGGCGCGTGCCGTGGCCGTGGCCCGTGACCTGCACGCGATGGGCTTCCAGCTGGTGGCCACCAAGGGCACGGCGGCGGCGATCGCCGAGGCCGGGGTGCCGGTCAAGGCGGTCAACAAGGTCAAGGACGGGCGGCCGCACATCGTCGACATGGTCAAGGGCGGCGAGATCCAGCTCGTCTTCACCACGGTGGACGAGACGCGCACGGCGATCGCCGATTCGCGCCACATCCGCCAGGCGGCACTGGCCAACCGGGTGACCTACTACACCAGCATGGCCGGCTGCGAAGCTGCGGTCGAAGGCATGAAGCACCAGGCCGGTCTTGGCGTGAAGTCGCTGCAGGAACTGCACGCGGAACTGCACTAAACTTCCATCCAACCCTCGCGGCCGCTGCCGGACTCCCGGCGGCGGCCTCGTTTTTTGCGGCAAGGCTAGAACCCCATGGTCACCATTCCCCTCACCAAGCGCGGTGCCGAGAAGCTCAAGGAAGAGCTGGCGCGGCTGAAGAACGTCGAGCGCCACGCCGTCATCCAGGCGATCGCCGAGGCGCGTGCGCAGGGTGACCTCTCGGAGAACGCCGAGTACGAGGCCGCCAAGGACAAGCAGGGCTTCATCGAAGGCCGCATCCTCGAGATCGAGGGCAAGCTGGCGGCAGCGCAGATCATCGACCCGTCGACGCTGGACGCCGGCGGCCGCGTGGTCTTCGGCTCCACGGTCGACCTGGAAGACGAAGACAGCGGCCAGAAAGTCACCTACCAGATCGTCGGCGACGACGAAGCCGACCTGAAGCAGGGCCTGATCTCGATCAGCTCGCCGATCGCGCGTGCGCTGATCGGCAAGGAAGGCGGCGACGTGGCCGAGGTGCAGGCCCCCGGTGGCGTGCGCCACTACGAGATCGTCGACGTCCGCTATCTCTGAGCATGTCTGCCAACCGCGCCGCGGCGGTGCTGGCCGGCCTGTGGGCCGGCATCCTGCTTGCCATCGGGCTGATCGGCGCGCCGGCCGGCTTCGCCACGCTGGCCGTGTCGGCCGATGCCGGGCGGGTGGCCGGGCGCATGTTCGCGCAGGAGGCCTATCTCGGCCTGGGCGTGGCGATCGTGCTGTTCCTGCTCGAGCGCGGCCGGGCGCGCCGCGCTGCCGAAGCCGGGCAGGGCTCGGCGCTCAACGCCAACATGCTTCTGCTGCTCGGTGCGTTGTTCTGCACCGTGGCCGGCTACTTCGCGCTGCAGCCGATGATGGCGGCAGCGCGAGCCGGGCAGGGGCCCTGGTCCTTCGGCGCGTTGCACGGCGTCTCGGCCGCCTTCTTCGGGCTCAAGGCGCTGCTGGTGCTGACGCTGGCGTGGCGGCTCGTACCAAGCTGAGCGCGGCAGCTCGGCCTTTGCGGGCGCTATTCGGCGGCGGACTTCTTGATGCTGGTCACGCGCTTGCGGGCGCGCTTGACCTCGCCGCCGGCAGCCAGACGCTGGTTGCCCAGCACCTTGACCTTCTTGATCTGCGGCCGATGGTTGCCGCTGCGCGAGAACTTCAGCACCTTGACCACCTTGGGGCCGGGCATGC
Proteins encoded in this window:
- the greA gene encoding transcription elongation factor GreA; amino-acid sequence: MVTIPLTKRGAEKLKEELARLKNVERHAVIQAIAEARAQGDLSENAEYEAAKDKQGFIEGRILEIEGKLAAAQIIDPSTLDAGGRVVFGSTVDLEDEDSGQKVTYQIVGDDEADLKQGLISISSPIARALIGKEGGDVAEVQAPGGVRHYEIVDVRYL
- a CDS encoding DUF4149 domain-containing protein produces the protein MSANRAAAVLAGLWAGILLAIGLIGAPAGFATLAVSADAGRVAGRMFAQEAYLGLGVAIVLFLLERGRARRAAEAGQGSALNANMLLLLGALFCTVAGYFALQPMMAAARAGQGPWSFGALHGVSAAFFGLKALLVLTLAWRLVPS